From Rhizobium favelukesii, the proteins below share one genomic window:
- a CDS encoding DMT family transporter, whose amino-acid sequence MSVLAFTNNQKSTSTSVGYAGAVVTVLIWAAWILATRHSAATQLGTIDIGLIRYGIPALVLAPVWLKTGLLPKGVPLGLLATMVAGAGAVFFQLTTSAIHSTPASAAGILLGGSMPLAAALIGIFVFRERPDFIRLLGLAAIVTGVGILLVRSLAGAALPWSSFVLLPMGAILWASYTHAFRRSGLTAVQASALIAIWSCLIHVGLAIVFGTSITSAPLAEVGLQMLSQGILSGLAATVAYGLAVHALGGTQAAAFTAITPVLATIGGGVLLGEEIGIAEIAAAVVTGIGVALSTGIASRR is encoded by the coding sequence ATGAGCGTCCTTGCCTTCACAAACAATCAAAAGTCCACTTCGACATCTGTTGGATATGCAGGTGCCGTCGTCACGGTCCTGATCTGGGCGGCGTGGATCTTGGCGACCCGCCACAGTGCGGCGACGCAGCTTGGAACAATCGATATCGGCCTGATCCGTTACGGCATTCCAGCCCTCGTGCTGGCGCCCGTCTGGCTGAAGACCGGCTTGCTGCCGAAGGGCGTGCCGCTTGGTCTGCTCGCGACAATGGTCGCCGGTGCAGGAGCCGTCTTCTTCCAGCTGACCACATCGGCGATTCATTCGACCCCTGCATCTGCGGCCGGCATCCTGCTCGGCGGTTCGATGCCGCTCGCCGCGGCCCTCATCGGCATCTTCGTTTTCCGTGAACGACCGGACTTCATACGGCTGCTCGGCTTGGCAGCGATTGTCACGGGCGTCGGCATCTTGCTTGTCCGCAGCCTTGCCGGTGCAGCCTTGCCCTGGAGCAGCTTCGTCCTGCTGCCGATGGGGGCAATTCTGTGGGCAAGCTACACGCACGCCTTCCGTCGCTCGGGCTTGACCGCCGTGCAGGCCAGCGCGCTGATCGCCATCTGGTCATGCCTGATCCATGTTGGCCTTGCCATCGTCTTCGGCACCTCGATTACCAGCGCACCGCTTGCCGAAGTCGGCCTGCAGATGTTGAGCCAAGGCATCCTTTCCGGCCTTGCCGCGACTGTCGCCTATGGCCTTGCCGTGCATGCGCTGGGCGGGACGCAGGCTGCCGCCTTCACGGCGATCACGCCGGTGCTGGCGACCATCGGCGGCGGCGTGCTGCTTGGGGAGGAGATCGGGATTGCGGAGATTGCTGCCGCTGTCGTCACCGGGATTGGCGTTGCCCTTTCGACCGGCATTGCATCGCGCAGGTAG
- a CDS encoding electron transfer flavoprotein-ubiquinone oxidoreductase — translation MTDTNELPERESMEFDVVIVGGGPAGLSAAIRLKQVNAELSVVVLEKGAEVGAHILSGAVVDPIGIDRLLPGWRDEADHPFKTEVTDDHFLVLGPAGSVRLPNILMPPLMSNHGNYIVSLGNVCRWLATKAEELGVEIYPGFAATEVLYNDAGAVIGVATGDMGIEKTGEPGPNYTRGMELTGKYVLIGEGVRGSLAKQLIAKFDLSKDREPQKFGIGIKELWQVKPEHHKQGLVQHSFGWPLGMKTGGGSFLYHLEDNLVAVGFVVHLNYKNPYLYPFEEFQRFKTHPAIRGTFEGAKRLSYGARAITEGGYQSVPKLSFPGGALIGCSAGFVNVPRIKGSHNAMLSGMLAADRIAAAIAAGRANDEVVEIETDWRSSDIGKDLKRVRNVKPLWSKFGTAIGVALGGLDMWTNQLFGLSMFGTLKHGKTDAASLEPASKHKPITYPKPDGVLTFDRLSSVFLSNTNHEEDQPVHLQVKDMALQVSSEHDIYAGPSTRYCPAGVYEWVEKDGKETFVINAQNCVHCKTCDIKDPNQNINWVPPQGGEGPVYPNM, via the coding sequence ATGACTGATACGAATGAACTGCCCGAGCGCGAGAGCATGGAATTCGACGTGGTGATCGTCGGTGGCGGTCCTGCGGGGCTTTCCGCTGCGATCCGTCTGAAGCAGGTCAATGCGGAGCTGTCGGTCGTCGTGCTCGAGAAGGGGGCCGAAGTCGGCGCGCATATCCTGTCGGGGGCCGTCGTCGATCCCATCGGCATCGACCGTCTGCTGCCCGGCTGGCGCGACGAGGCCGACCATCCGTTCAAGACGGAGGTGACGGACGACCACTTCCTGGTGCTCGGTCCGGCCGGTTCGGTGCGCTTGCCGAACATCCTGATGCCGCCGCTGATGAGCAATCATGGCAATTATATCGTTTCGCTTGGCAATGTCTGTCGCTGGCTCGCCACCAAGGCGGAAGAACTCGGTGTCGAGATCTATCCGGGCTTTGCCGCAACCGAAGTGCTCTACAACGATGCGGGTGCCGTCATTGGTGTCGCCACCGGCGACATGGGCATCGAGAAGACCGGCGAGCCCGGTCCGAACTACACCCGCGGCATGGAATTAACAGGCAAGTATGTGCTGATCGGCGAAGGCGTGCGCGGCTCGCTCGCCAAGCAGCTGATTGCCAAATTCGATCTGTCGAAGGATCGCGAACCGCAGAAGTTCGGCATCGGCATCAAGGAACTCTGGCAGGTCAAGCCCGAACACCACAAACAGGGCCTCGTGCAGCACTCCTTCGGCTGGCCGCTCGGCATGAAGACCGGCGGCGGCTCCTTCCTCTATCACCTGGAAGACAACCTCGTTGCCGTCGGCTTCGTCGTCCACCTGAACTACAAGAACCCCTATCTCTATCCGTTCGAGGAATTCCAGCGCTTCAAGACGCATCCGGCGATCCGTGGAACCTTCGAGGGGGCTAAGCGGCTGTCCTATGGGGCACGCGCCATCACCGAGGGCGGCTACCAGTCGGTGCCGAAGCTTTCCTTCCCCGGCGGCGCTTTGATCGGCTGTTCGGCCGGCTTCGTTAACGTGCCGCGCATCAAGGGCAGCCACAATGCGATGCTGTCGGGCATGCTGGCGGCGGACCGGATCGCTGCGGCGATCGCGGCGGGCCGCGCCAATGACGAGGTCGTCGAGATCGAGACCGACTGGCGCTCAAGCGACATCGGCAAGGACCTGAAGAGGGTGCGCAACGTCAAGCCGCTGTGGTCGAAGTTCGGCACCGCGATCGGCGTGGCGCTCGGCGGTCTCGACATGTGGACGAACCAGCTCTTCGGCCTTTCGATGTTCGGCACGCTGAAGCACGGCAAGACCGATGCGGCGTCGCTGGAACCGGCCTCCAAGCACAAGCCGATCACCTATCCGAAGCCCGATGGCGTTTTGACCTTCGACCGTCTGTCCTCAGTGTTCCTGTCGAACACCAACCATGAGGAAGACCAGCCGGTGCACCTCCAGGTGAAGGACATGGCGCTGCAGGTATCGTCCGAGCACGACATCTATGCCGGTCCCTCGACCCGCTACTGTCCGGCCGGCGTCTACGAATGGGTGGAGAAGGATGGCAAGGAGACCTTCGTCATCAACGCCCAGAACTGCGTCCACTGCAAGACCTGCGACATCAAGGACCCGAACCAGAACATCAACTGGGTGCCGCCGCAGGGCGGCGAGGGGCCGGTCTATCCGAATATGTGA
- a CDS encoding Hsp70 family protein translates to MAQALGFDFGTTNTVLATADGQTTHSMAFTSAAGGADSMRTALSFMKDPQLGASALKVEAGHAAIRQFIDNPGDCRFLQSIKTFAASALFQGTLIYAKRHSFEDLMEVFIRRLRNYAGDNWPSDVKRIVTGRPVHFAGANPEPVLATERYNEALSRFGFPEVHYVYEPVAAAFYFAQNLKSDATVLVADFGGGTTDYSLIRFETVGGKLTATPIGHSGVGIAGDHFDYRMIDNIVAPQIGKGSHFKSFDKILEVPTNYYSSFGRWNQLSIFKTSREFEDLKKLVRVALEPEKLETFIDLVDHDEGYPLYQAVSATKMALSAADEAAFDFAPLGRGGHRTIRRADFETWIADDLARIETALDEVLEKTNTTSDMIDKVFLTGGTSFVPAVRRIFTERFDKDRIETGGELLSIAHGLALIGEREDITQWTVQ, encoded by the coding sequence ATGGCTCAGGCGCTGGGATTCGACTTCGGCACAACCAACACAGTTTTGGCGACGGCGGACGGGCAGACGACGCATTCGATGGCCTTCACGAGCGCAGCCGGCGGCGCCGACAGCATGCGCACTGCATTGTCCTTCATGAAGGATCCGCAACTCGGCGCCTCCGCCTTGAAGGTCGAGGCCGGCCACGCCGCGATCCGGCAGTTCATCGACAATCCGGGCGATTGTCGGTTCCTGCAATCGATCAAGACCTTTGCGGCAAGCGCTCTGTTCCAGGGCACACTCATTTACGCAAAGCGTCACAGTTTCGAGGATCTGATGGAGGTCTTCATTCGGCGCCTGCGCAACTACGCCGGTGACAACTGGCCGTCTGATGTCAAGCGCATCGTTACCGGCCGCCCGGTGCATTTTGCCGGCGCGAACCCCGAACCGGTTCTGGCGACAGAGCGCTACAACGAGGCGCTTTCTCGCTTCGGCTTTCCCGAGGTTCACTATGTCTACGAACCCGTGGCGGCGGCATTCTACTTTGCGCAGAATCTGAAGTCGGACGCCACTGTGCTTGTCGCCGACTTCGGTGGTGGTACGACCGACTATTCGCTCATCCGCTTCGAAACGGTCGGCGGAAAACTGACAGCAACCCCGATCGGTCATTCGGGCGTGGGAATTGCCGGCGACCACTTCGACTATCGCATGATCGACAACATCGTGGCCCCGCAGATCGGCAAGGGGAGCCATTTCAAGAGTTTCGACAAGATCCTTGAAGTCCCGACGAACTACTATTCGAGCTTCGGCCGCTGGAATCAGCTCTCCATCTTCAAGACATCGCGCGAGTTCGAGGATCTCAAAAAGCTCGTACGTGTGGCACTCGAACCCGAGAAGCTTGAGACATTCATCGATCTGGTCGATCACGACGAGGGTTATCCACTCTATCAGGCCGTATCGGCCACGAAAATGGCGCTCTCCGCGGCCGACGAGGCTGCCTTCGACTTTGCCCCCCTCGGTCGCGGTGGCCACCGGACAATCCGCCGGGCCGATTTCGAAACCTGGATTGCAGATGACCTCGCGCGAATCGAAACGGCGCTTGATGAGGTGCTGGAAAAGACAAACACGACATCAGACATGATCGATAAGGTGTTCCTCACGGGAGGCACGTCGTTTGTCCCGGCTGTGCGTCGAATCTTTACCGAACGCTTCGACAAGGACCGCATCGAGACAGGCGGCGAGCTCCTTTCCATCGCGCACGGCTTGGCTCTGATCGGCGAGCGCGAGGACATCACGCAATGGACGGTGCAATAG
- a CDS encoding efflux RND transporter permease subunit, which yields MIPNFCIRRPVATTLLAIGVVLAGLAGYQLVPVAALPQVDFPTINVSAALTGASPQTMATSVATPLIKQFQTIPGISEISATNSLGNASIVLQFDLNRDIDAAAADVQAAISHATRQLPDNMTTPPSYRKTNPADAPVMLLAVQSDTMPRSKLDEIAEDIISPSLSTLPGVAEVSVFGAQTYAVRVEVDPNKLLNRGIGIDTVNQALAAANSQVPVGSLQNDTQSMTINANTQRTNAGEFRTLVIANPNGAPIHLGDVADVQDSVENLYTGSWYDGNRGIILAIQRQPDANTVEVVDAINAKLPGLHAEIPASVSTKVMNDSAKPIRDAISDVKFTLFLTIGLVVLVIYLFTGHLTATIIPGLAVPLSLISTFGMMYALGYSIDNISLLGLTLAVGLVVDDAIVMLENILRHVEEGMPVLDAAIKGAGEVSYTIISMSVSLIAVFIPILLMGGVVGRIFNEFGMVVAIAIVASAIVSLTVTPMLASRLGSGHERPPFFIRWFDAGFERTVRGYEKSVGWCLKHRPTVLAVFLASVGLTIYLFMTLPASFFPTEDIGRLNISTRARQDISYPAMQALQNQAAELVKQNPAVNHVMSIVGGNARSPLNNGTMYVELKDKDQRPPLDQTLRELRASISKIPGLQAYITPQQSLRFGGRQTASQYQLVVQALSADQTNLWANKIQQAMRADPRFTDVTSDAQNNALQANIVVDTEKAAAFGITDGQLRTTLQEAFGGYTAAQIQSTGDSYDVIVEYDTSKPWDDQRLQEIRVASNSGALVPLSNFATVQRTTGPVTINQTGQLVSTTVSFNLPAGEALGDATAAIDQIKKDIDMPADVFTSYGGTAQIFEQSQGNTPLLILAAVLTIYVVLGVLYESFIHPLTILSGLPAAALGALLALKVMGFDLSIIALIGLLMLIGIVKKNAIMMIDVALENLRSGNGMSPSEAIHEACVRRFRPIMMTTFCALLGALPIALGTGASSELRQPLGIAVVGGLVVSQALTLFITPVIFVEMGRLSDWLLSFGRRKKAEDNEQVPQAMAAE from the coding sequence ATGATACCGAATTTCTGTATCCGACGTCCTGTCGCGACGACGCTGCTTGCCATCGGCGTCGTGCTTGCCGGCCTTGCGGGCTATCAGCTGGTACCGGTGGCAGCCCTGCCGCAGGTGGACTTCCCGACGATCAACGTCTCGGCCGCCCTGACCGGTGCCTCGCCGCAGACAATGGCGACCTCGGTGGCGACGCCGCTGATCAAGCAGTTCCAGACAATTCCCGGAATCAGCGAGATCAGCGCCACAAACTCGCTCGGCAATGCGAGCATCGTCCTGCAGTTCGACCTCAACCGTGACATCGACGCCGCAGCCGCCGACGTTCAGGCGGCGATCTCGCATGCGACGCGTCAGTTGCCGGACAACATGACGACGCCGCCGAGCTACCGAAAAACAAATCCTGCCGACGCACCCGTTATGTTGCTTGCCGTGCAGAGCGATACCATGCCCCGCAGCAAGCTCGATGAGATTGCCGAGGACATCATCTCGCCGTCGCTTTCGACGCTTCCCGGTGTCGCGGAGGTTTCGGTATTCGGCGCGCAGACCTACGCGGTGCGGGTCGAGGTCGACCCCAACAAGCTTCTCAACCGCGGCATCGGCATCGACACGGTCAACCAGGCGCTGGCTGCGGCCAACAGCCAAGTTCCGGTCGGCTCTCTGCAGAACGACACGCAGAGCATGACGATCAATGCCAATACCCAGCGTACCAATGCCGGCGAATTCCGGACACTGGTGATCGCCAACCCGAATGGCGCGCCGATCCATCTCGGCGATGTTGCTGATGTGCAAGATAGCGTCGAGAATCTTTATACAGGCAGTTGGTACGACGGCAATCGCGGCATCATCCTCGCCATTCAGCGTCAGCCCGATGCGAACACCGTTGAGGTGGTCGATGCGATCAACGCGAAGCTGCCGGGGCTGCACGCGGAGATTCCGGCGTCGGTATCGACGAAGGTCATGAACGATTCGGCCAAGCCGATCCGCGATGCCATCAGCGACGTGAAGTTCACGCTGTTCCTGACGATCGGCCTCGTCGTCTTGGTCATCTACCTCTTTACCGGCCATCTGACGGCGACGATCATTCCCGGGCTCGCGGTGCCGCTGTCGCTGATCTCCACCTTCGGCATGATGTACGCGCTGGGATACAGTATCGACAACATCTCGCTGCTTGGCCTGACACTTGCGGTCGGCCTCGTCGTCGATGACGCGATCGTCATGCTGGAAAACATTCTCCGGCATGTCGAGGAAGGCATGCCGGTTCTCGATGCAGCGATCAAGGGTGCCGGCGAAGTGAGCTACACGATCATTTCGATGTCGGTGTCGCTGATCGCGGTGTTCATTCCGATCCTGTTGATGGGTGGCGTGGTCGGCCGCATCTTCAACGAGTTCGGCATGGTCGTTGCGATTGCAATCGTGGCCTCCGCAATCGTGTCGCTCACGGTAACCCCCATGCTCGCGTCCCGTCTCGGCAGCGGCCACGAGCGCCCGCCGTTCTTTATCCGCTGGTTCGACGCCGGCTTCGAACGAACGGTCCGGGGGTACGAGAAATCGGTCGGCTGGTGCTTGAAGCATCGCCCAACGGTTCTTGCGGTGTTCCTGGCGTCTGTCGGATTGACCATCTATCTGTTCATGACGCTGCCGGCGAGCTTCTTCCCCACGGAGGATATCGGTCGCCTGAACATCTCGACGCGCGCTCGTCAGGATATCTCCTATCCGGCGATGCAGGCGCTGCAGAACCAGGCGGCGGAACTCGTGAAGCAAAACCCTGCCGTCAACCACGTCATGTCGATCGTTGGCGGCAATGCGCGCAGCCCGCTCAACAATGGCACGATGTATGTCGAATTGAAGGACAAGGATCAGCGCCCACCGCTTGACCAGACGTTGAGGGAGTTGCGGGCGAGCATCAGCAAGATCCCCGGATTGCAGGCCTATATTACGCCCCAGCAAAGCCTCCGCTTCGGCGGCCGCCAGACTGCGAGCCAATACCAACTCGTCGTCCAGGCGCTGAGCGCCGATCAGACGAACCTTTGGGCAAACAAGATTCAGCAGGCGATGCGGGCCGACCCGCGCTTCACCGACGTCACTTCCGACGCCCAAAACAACGCGTTGCAGGCCAATATCGTCGTCGATACGGAGAAGGCCGCGGCCTTCGGCATTACCGACGGACAGCTGCGGACGACCCTGCAGGAAGCCTTTGGGGGATATACGGCTGCGCAGATCCAGTCGACTGGCGACAGCTACGATGTGATCGTGGAATACGACACCAGCAAGCCATGGGACGATCAGAGGCTTCAGGAAATCCGCGTCGCGTCCAACAGTGGCGCCCTGGTTCCCCTGTCCAACTTTGCGACCGTTCAGCGCACGACCGGCCCGGTGACCATCAACCAGACCGGCCAGCTTGTCTCGACGACGGTTTCCTTCAACCTGCCTGCAGGCGAGGCGCTTGGTGACGCCACAGCGGCAATCGATCAAATCAAGAAAGACATCGACATGCCCGCGGACGTCTTCACGTCCTACGGCGGCACTGCGCAGATATTCGAGCAGTCTCAGGGCAACACCCCGCTCCTGATCCTGGCAGCCGTGCTGACGATCTACGTCGTGCTGGGTGTGCTCTACGAGAGCTTCATCCACCCATTGACGATTCTCTCCGGCTTGCCGGCCGCAGCACTGGGCGCGTTGCTGGCGCTGAAAGTGATGGGCTTCGACCTTTCTATCATCGCCCTCATCGGCCTGCTCATGCTGATCGGCATCGTCAAGAAGAACGCGATCATGATGATCGACGTAGCGCTGGAGAACCTGCGCTCCGGCAATGGCATGTCGCCATCGGAAGCGATCCACGAAGCCTGCGTCCGACGTTTCCGCCCGATCATGATGACGACCTTCTGCGCCCTCCTCGGTGCGCTTCCGATCGCTCTTGGGACTGGGGCAAGCTCGGAACTTCGCCAGCCGCTCGGCATTGCCGTCGTCGGCGGTCTTGTCGTTTCGCAAGCGCTGACACTGTTCATCACCCCGGTGATTTTCGTCGAGATGGGTAGGCTCAGCGATTGGCTCCTCAGCTTTGGACGCAGGAAGAAAGCCGAGGACAACGAGCAAGTGCCTCAGGCAATGGCAGCCGAATGA
- a CDS encoding GNAT family N-acetyltransferase: MSETPACIIRQARLDELPRLNEIEIDAFATLAEALGVVREPHTLPRDVLQRSLDAGLLLVATDDEDQSIAFLAAEDIESSLYVIEFDVCQAWQRRGTGRRLMLAVIEMARAGGFSGVTLTTDRDVPFNAPFYASLGFMEPESEAMPQFLQKKLDYEIDTGMDPDRRIAMVLAFGEA, translated from the coding sequence ATGAGCGAGACGCCAGCCTGCATCATACGTCAGGCACGTCTCGACGAATTGCCGCGTCTGAACGAGATCGAAATAGATGCCTTCGCAACATTGGCGGAGGCGCTCGGCGTCGTGCGGGAACCGCACACATTGCCGCGTGATGTCTTGCAGCGATCGCTCGATGCGGGCCTCCTGCTTGTGGCCACCGATGACGAGGATCAATCGATCGCCTTTCTCGCGGCTGAGGATATTGAAAGCTCGCTTTACGTGATCGAGTTCGATGTTTGCCAGGCTTGGCAGCGCAGAGGAACCGGACGGCGCTTGATGCTGGCAGTGATCGAAATGGCCCGTGCGGGCGGTTTCTCAGGGGTGACGCTGACGACCGATCGCGATGTGCCCTTCAATGCGCCATTCTATGCTTCTCTGGGCTTTATGGAGCCGGAATCCGAGGCAATGCCGCAGTTTCTGCAGAAGAAGCTGGACTATGAGATCGATACCGGGATGGATCCTGATCGACGGATCGCGATGGTGCTCGCCTTTGGAGAGGCGTAG
- a CDS encoding uracil-DNA glycosylase — protein sequence MICVNELSPGELAALLHFHAEAGVEWLLEEEAVDRFAEFEAMKAAKRSAASSPQATEARETSARPAVQATQRNAPASERAALRPQPSIPDGEAVQQARFAAESARSLPELKTAIEAFNGCNLKHSARSTIVASGDAASGIMVIGSAPGADDDREGQPFAGRPGQLLDKMLAAIGLQRDAIVLTQVIPWRPPGNRIASTAEMDICRPFIERQIALAGPKAILVLGNFAARVFFGETDTIHGLRGQWREIAVVNRIVPAIATLHPQDLLTAPVNKRLAWNDLLAFQAKLAAL from the coding sequence ATGATCTGCGTCAACGAACTTTCTCCGGGCGAACTCGCCGCGCTTCTGCATTTCCATGCCGAAGCGGGCGTGGAATGGCTGCTCGAAGAGGAAGCCGTCGATCGTTTCGCTGAGTTCGAGGCGATGAAGGCGGCTAAGCGGAGCGCGGCCTCGTCGCCGCAGGCCACCGAAGCTCGGGAAACCTCGGCCCGCCCGGCAGTTCAGGCGACGCAAAGGAACGCCCCTGCCTCCGAGCGTGCGGCTTTGCGGCCGCAGCCTTCGATCCCCGATGGCGAGGCAGTGCAACAGGCACGGTTCGCGGCCGAAAGCGCCCGTTCGCTGCCGGAGCTGAAAACGGCGATCGAGGCATTCAATGGATGCAATCTCAAGCACAGCGCACGTTCGACGATCGTCGCTAGCGGCGATGCGGCAAGCGGGATCATGGTCATCGGTTCGGCGCCAGGGGCCGACGACGATCGTGAAGGCCAACCCTTTGCCGGGCGACCTGGCCAACTGCTCGACAAAATGCTCGCGGCGATCGGCCTACAGCGCGATGCCATAGTGCTGACGCAGGTCATTCCCTGGCGACCACCTGGCAATCGCATTGCGTCGACCGCCGAGATGGATATCTGCCGTCCTTTCATCGAGCGGCAGATCGCGCTTGCCGGGCCGAAGGCGATTCTCGTGCTCGGCAATTTTGCCGCCCGGGTCTTTTTCGGCGAGACCGATACGATTCACGGCTTGCGCGGGCAATGGCGGGAGATCGCGGTCGTAAACCGCATCGTTCCTGCGATCGCGACATTGCATCCGCAAGATCTATTGACGGCACCGGTCAACAAACGATTGGCCTGGAACGACCTTTTGGCTTTTCAGGCCAAACTGGCAGCACTCTAA
- a CDS encoding efflux RND transporter periplasmic adaptor subunit translates to MKKFLVTVCIIAAASVSAWQYRERIPYLSQFLPKTPQQADAADGSHPTAGDASQKSGDQKGSSKGRNRNGGPTLVKTVAAVKTTLPRDVTASGWADADADDNTTIAAQEQGIVTKILASDGATVKQGDLIAELDARTAQATVDKDSAMVVRDKATLSEAETALARANDLLSSKAGTKQSYDQAKAARDTASATVEADKAALAADQVLLEHTDIRAPFDGRLGDIAVSPGAFLNAGSAIVTIAKYDPIYVKFHLQERDLRQLKLALAAGPVDVSTVPQSDKGKPRQGHISFYDNTVDPASGTILAKAKFENASGALWPGQSVNIVVHFNNNEQQVVVPTVAVSPGADGFFAFVVRDGKSQLTPVTVARANGGFSAITKGLSEGDHVIIEGQAQLVDQQPVKEQFDDKALNVASADHTANKTEILTAGTEE, encoded by the coding sequence ATGAAGAAATTTTTGGTCACGGTCTGCATCATCGCTGCTGCCAGCGTTAGCGCATGGCAATATAGGGAACGCATCCCTTATCTTTCGCAATTTTTACCCAAGACGCCGCAGCAGGCTGATGCCGCCGACGGCAGTCACCCAACGGCCGGCGATGCATCCCAGAAATCCGGTGATCAGAAGGGCAGCAGCAAGGGCCGGAACCGCAATGGCGGACCGACGCTGGTAAAGACTGTCGCTGCGGTGAAGACCACCCTGCCCCGAGACGTCACGGCTTCGGGCTGGGCGGACGCGGACGCGGACGACAACACGACGATCGCGGCCCAGGAACAGGGGATCGTTACCAAAATCCTCGCGTCGGACGGCGCCACCGTAAAACAGGGAGACCTCATCGCCGAGCTTGATGCCCGCACGGCGCAAGCAACGGTCGACAAGGACAGCGCCATGGTCGTCCGCGACAAGGCCACCCTGTCAGAGGCCGAAACTGCACTGGCACGTGCCAACGACTTGCTGAGCTCAAAGGCCGGCACAAAGCAAAGCTATGATCAGGCAAAGGCAGCGCGCGACACAGCATCGGCCACGGTTGAAGCAGACAAGGCGGCGCTCGCTGCCGATCAGGTCCTGCTCGAACATACCGATATCCGCGCGCCCTTCGACGGACGCCTTGGTGATATTGCCGTCAGCCCCGGAGCTTTTCTGAATGCCGGCTCGGCGATCGTAACGATCGCAAAATACGATCCGATCTATGTGAAGTTCCACCTGCAAGAGCGTGACTTGCGGCAGTTGAAGCTTGCACTCGCCGCAGGACCAGTGGACGTCAGCACCGTTCCCCAATCGGACAAGGGCAAGCCCCGCCAGGGTCACATCAGCTTCTACGATAACACCGTTGATCCGGCGTCCGGCACCATCCTTGCGAAGGCGAAGTTTGAGAACGCGTCCGGCGCCCTCTGGCCCGGCCAATCGGTCAACATCGTCGTCCACTTCAACAACAATGAGCAGCAGGTTGTAGTCCCGACCGTCGCGGTCAGTCCGGGCGCCGACGGCTTCTTCGCCTTTGTAGTGCGCGACGGCAAGTCTCAGCTGACGCCGGTGACGGTGGCACGAGCAAACGGTGGCTTCAGCGCCATTACGAAGGGCCTCTCCGAGGGCGATCACGTCATCATCGAGGGACAGGCACAACTTGTCGACCAGCAGCCGGTGAAGGAGCAGTTTGACGATAAGGCATTGAACGTTGCCTCCGCGGACCACACCGCAAACAAGACCGAAATCCTCACAGCGGGCACGGAAGAATGA
- a CDS encoding SDR family oxidoreductase, with amino-acid sequence MDLGIKGKRALVLASSRGLGHGIAVALAREGAHVLLCGRSGETLEANCRAINAEGKGKADWIWADLSDETFVEIVAAAVRDKFGGIDILVNNTGGPTPGTTQDMTPEKLEAYFFSMVLRVIALTNALLPSMKEQGWGRILTVASSGVIEPIANLALSNTLRPALAGWSKTLATEIGRFGITSNLLLPGSILTGRLDDLDGATAKRTGKSLDDIRTAKEAAIPVGRYGTVEEFAATAAFLCSQPASYITGSLVRCDGGAARSV; translated from the coding sequence ATGGATCTTGGCATCAAAGGCAAGCGCGCACTCGTCTTGGCGTCATCGCGCGGATTGGGTCACGGCATCGCGGTGGCTTTGGCGCGTGAGGGCGCACATGTTCTTCTCTGCGGGCGCAGCGGCGAGACGCTGGAGGCAAACTGTCGCGCGATCAATGCCGAGGGGAAAGGTAAGGCGGATTGGATCTGGGCCGATCTTTCCGATGAGACTTTCGTGGAAATAGTGGCCGCCGCGGTGCGCGACAAGTTCGGCGGCATCGATATTCTGGTCAACAATACCGGCGGCCCGACGCCGGGAACGACGCAGGACATGACGCCCGAGAAGCTCGAGGCCTATTTCTTCTCTATGGTCCTGCGGGTCATTGCGCTCACCAATGCACTGTTGCCATCCATGAAGGAACAAGGCTGGGGGCGCATTCTCACCGTCGCATCATCGGGCGTTATCGAACCCATTGCCAATCTTGCCCTTTCAAACACCCTGCGCCCTGCCCTCGCTGGTTGGAGCAAGACGCTGGCAACGGAGATCGGGCGCTTTGGAATCACCTCGAACCTGCTGCTTCCCGGGAGCATCCTGACTGGCCGGCTTGACGATCTCGATGGCGCCACAGCCAAGCGCACCGGCAAAAGCCTCGATGACATCCGCACGGCAAAGGAAGCGGCGATTCCCGTCGGTCGCTACGGAACGGTGGAAGAGTTCGCAGCAACGGCTGCCTTTCTTTGCAGCCAGCCGGCGAGCTACATTACCGGCAGCCTTGTGCGCTGCGATGGCGGCGCGGCGCGATCCGTCTGA